In the Streptomyces sp. BHT-5-2 genome, one interval contains:
- a CDS encoding cysteine desulfurase/sulfurtransferase TusA family protein, with protein sequence MPYFDAASTAPLHPVAREALLAALDEGWADPARLYREGRRARLLLDAAREAAAGAVGCRPDELTFTPSGTHAVHSGMSGVLAARRRVGRRLVHSAVEHSSVLHAAEVHTAAGGTVTEVPVDRTGRVSAAEVAAALGGDAALACLQSANHEVGTAQPVEEVAAHCQEAGVPLLVDAAQSLPWGPVPGAWSVLTASAHKWGGPPGVGLLVVRKGTRFAPQGPLDERESGRSPGFGNLPGVVAAAAALRALRAAAESGPDEAARLRGLVDLIRARVPELVPDVEVVGDPVRRLPHLVTFSCLYVDGEALLHELDRAGFSVSSGSSCTSSTLTPSHVLRAMGVLSEGNVRVSLPFGTEAAEVERFLRVLPEAVRSVRERFGVPAAGAAPRPAEPVAAAPEAAAGAAPGLVVDALGRRCPIPVIELAKVIGEVPVGGTVTVLSDDEAARLDIPAWCAMREQEYVGEEPAERGAAYVVRRRV encoded by the coding sequence GTGCCCTACTTCGACGCCGCCTCCACCGCTCCGCTGCACCCGGTCGCGCGGGAGGCCCTGCTCGCCGCGCTCGACGAGGGGTGGGCCGATCCGGCCCGCCTGTACCGCGAGGGGCGGCGGGCCCGGCTGCTGCTGGACGCGGCGCGGGAGGCGGCCGCCGGTGCGGTGGGGTGCCGGCCCGACGAGCTGACGTTCACCCCTTCGGGGACGCATGCGGTGCATTCGGGCATGTCCGGCGTGCTGGCGGCCCGTCGGCGCGTCGGGCGGCGCCTGGTGCACTCCGCCGTCGAGCACTCCTCCGTACTGCACGCCGCCGAGGTGCACACCGCGGCCGGCGGCACGGTGACGGAGGTTCCGGTGGACCGGACGGGCCGGGTGTCGGCCGCGGAGGTGGCCGCGGCGCTCGGCGGGGACGCGGCGCTGGCGTGCCTGCAGTCCGCCAACCACGAGGTGGGCACCGCCCAGCCGGTGGAGGAGGTGGCCGCACACTGCCAGGAGGCCGGGGTGCCGCTGCTGGTGGACGCGGCGCAGTCGCTGCCGTGGGGGCCGGTGCCCGGCGCCTGGTCGGTGCTGACGGCGAGCGCGCACAAGTGGGGCGGGCCGCCCGGGGTGGGGCTGCTGGTGGTCCGCAAGGGGACGCGGTTCGCGCCCCAGGGGCCGCTGGACGAACGGGAGTCGGGCCGCAGCCCGGGGTTCGGGAACCTTCCGGGGGTGGTGGCCGCCGCGGCGGCGCTGCGCGCGCTGCGGGCCGCCGCCGAGAGCGGTCCGGACGAGGCGGCGCGGCTGCGGGGGCTGGTGGATCTGATCCGGGCCCGGGTGCCGGAGCTGGTGCCGGACGTGGAGGTGGTCGGCGACCCGGTGCGCCGGCTGCCGCACCTGGTCACCTTCTCCTGCCTCTATGTCGACGGGGAGGCGCTGCTGCACGAGCTGGACCGGGCCGGCTTCTCCGTCTCCTCCGGTTCGTCGTGCACGTCCAGCACGCTGACGCCGAGCCATGTGCTGCGCGCGATGGGGGTGCTGTCGGAGGGGAACGTCCGGGTCTCGCTGCCGTTCGGTACCGAGGCGGCGGAGGTGGAGCGGTTCCTCCGGGTGCTGCCGGAGGCGGTGCGTTCGGTGCGGGAGCGGTTCGGGGTGCCGGCGGCGGGGGCCGCGCCCCGGCCGGCCGAACCGGTCGCGGCGGCCCCGGAGGCGGCGGCCGGGGCGGCGCCCGGCCTGGTGGTGGACGCGCTCGGCCGGCGCTGCCCGATCCCGGTCATCGAGCTGGCGAAGGTGATCGGCGAGGTGCCGGTCGGCGGCACGGTGACGGTGCTCTCCGACGACGAGGCGGCGCGGCTGGACATCCCCGCGTGGTGCGCGATGCGGGAGCAGGAGTACGTGGGCGAGGAGCCGGCCGAGCGCGGCGCCGCGTACGTGGTGCGGCGCCGCGTCTGA
- the erpA gene encoding iron-sulfur cluster insertion protein ErpA, with the protein MSVQDETTVTDGIILSDAAASKVKSLLEQEGREDLALRVAVQPGGCSGLRYQLFFDERSLDGDVVKEFDGVKVVTDRMSAPYLGGASIDFVDTIEKQGFTIDNPNATGSCACGDSFS; encoded by the coding sequence ATGAGCGTTCAGGACGAGACCACCGTCACCGACGGCATCATCCTGTCCGACGCGGCCGCGTCGAAGGTCAAGAGCCTGCTGGAGCAGGAGGGCCGGGAAGACCTCGCGCTGCGGGTCGCGGTCCAGCCCGGCGGCTGCTCGGGCCTGCGCTACCAGCTCTTCTTCGACGAGCGCTCGCTCGACGGCGACGTCGTCAAGGAGTTCGACGGTGTCAAGGTCGTCACCGACCGGATGAGCGCTCCCTACCTGGGCGGCGCCTCCATCGACTTCGTCGACACCATCGAGAAGCAGGGCTTCACGATCGACAACCCGAACGCCACGGGCTCCTGCGCCTGCGGCGACTCCTTCAGCTGA
- a CDS encoding glutamate--cysteine ligase, translating into MLLEPEGKRVPTPRPDTGCGRPSSGALPTLGVEEEFFLADRVTRATVARAPDVIARTRADFRDHIGAELFTTTVETRTPPVTTLEDLRQQLGALRADLVAAAAEADCKVVASGTPVIPFPGPPEIADNARYRRMADYYAPLVTGDRNTGVCACHVHVAVPGREEAVQLCNHLRPWLPTLQALAANSPFQDGRDSGFAGWRVLHFGRWPHAGPTPLFRDATAYDTFVDTLVASGMLLDRKLVYWYARPSERWPTLEVRVPDVNADLDTVLLVAALTRALAGTLLADVRRGRPAPEVDDALLRAAHWRAARDGLSGSGLDLTTGRLRPAVDLAARLIGRAAPLLEEAGELPFVRWVWQRLRQRGGGAERQRAAYRRRGDLRDVVDLLSLDLEAGTAPVRP; encoded by the coding sequence GTGCTGTTAGAGCCGGAAGGCAAGAGAGTCCCGACGCCCCGCCCCGACACCGGGTGCGGGCGTCCCTCCTCCGGGGCCCTGCCGACGCTCGGCGTCGAGGAGGAGTTCTTCCTCGCCGACCGGGTCACGCGGGCCACCGTCGCCCGTGCCCCCGACGTCATCGCCCGCACCCGCGCCGACTTCCGCGACCACATCGGCGCCGAACTCTTCACCACCACGGTCGAGACCCGCACCCCGCCCGTCACCACCCTGGAGGACCTGCGGCAGCAGCTCGGCGCGCTGCGCGCGGACCTGGTCGCCGCCGCGGCCGAGGCCGACTGCAAGGTGGTGGCGTCCGGCACGCCGGTCATCCCCTTCCCCGGCCCACCGGAGATCGCCGACAACGCGCGCTACCGGCGGATGGCCGACTACTACGCCCCGCTCGTCACCGGCGACCGCAACACCGGCGTCTGTGCATGTCATGTCCATGTAGCCGTACCGGGGCGCGAGGAGGCCGTACAGCTCTGCAACCACCTGCGGCCCTGGCTGCCGACGCTGCAGGCGCTCGCCGCCAACTCGCCCTTCCAGGACGGCCGGGACAGCGGATTCGCCGGCTGGCGCGTGCTCCATTTCGGTCGTTGGCCGCACGCCGGCCCCACGCCGCTGTTCCGGGACGCGACGGCCTACGACACCTTCGTCGACACCCTCGTCGCCTCCGGCATGCTGCTCGACCGCAAACTCGTCTACTGGTACGCCCGCCCCTCCGAACGCTGGCCGACGCTGGAGGTGCGCGTCCCCGACGTCAACGCGGACCTGGACACCGTCCTGCTCGTCGCCGCCCTGACCCGCGCGCTGGCCGGCACCCTCCTGGCCGACGTCCGCCGGGGCCGGCCCGCCCCCGAGGTCGACGACGCACTGCTGCGGGCCGCGCACTGGCGGGCCGCCCGCGACGGCCTGTCCGGCTCCGGCCTGGACCTGACCACCGGCCGCCTGCGGCCCGCCGTCGACCTGGCCGCCCGCCTCATCGGCCGGGCCGCACCGCTCCTGGAGGAGGCCGGTGAACTGCCCTTCGTCCGCTGGGTGTGGCAGCGCCTGCGGCAGCGCGGCGGCGGCGCGGAGCGGCAGCGCGCCGCCTATCGCCGCCGCGGCGACCTGCGGGACGTCGTCGACCTGCTGAGCCTGGACCTGGAGGCGGGCACCGCACCCGTCCGGCCCTGA
- a CDS encoding response regulator transcription factor has translation MTIKVLLADDQTLLRSAFRILVDSEPDMRVVGEASDGAQAYELARRERPDVVLMDIRMPGTDGLAATRLITRDPELTGVKVVILTTFEVDDYVVQSLRAGASGFLGKGAEPDELLHAIRIADGGEALLSPAATKGLIAEFLAQGDGAAQGPGGAGAERLATLTGREREVLVLVAGGLSNDEIAERLDVSPLTVKTHVNRAMAKLGARDRAQLVVIAYESGLVRPRAH, from the coding sequence ATGACCATCAAGGTGCTGCTGGCCGACGACCAGACACTGCTGCGCAGCGCGTTCCGCATCCTCGTCGACTCCGAGCCGGACATGCGGGTGGTGGGCGAGGCGTCCGACGGGGCGCAGGCGTACGAACTCGCCCGCCGGGAGCGCCCGGACGTCGTCCTGATGGACATCCGGATGCCCGGCACCGACGGGCTGGCCGCCACCCGCCTGATCACCCGGGACCCGGAGCTGACCGGCGTCAAGGTGGTCATCCTCACCACCTTCGAGGTCGACGACTACGTCGTGCAGTCGCTGCGGGCCGGTGCCAGCGGCTTCCTGGGCAAGGGCGCCGAACCGGACGAGCTGCTGCACGCGATCCGGATCGCGGACGGCGGCGAGGCGCTGCTCTCGCCCGCCGCCACCAAGGGCCTGATCGCCGAGTTCCTGGCGCAGGGCGACGGCGCGGCCCAGGGACCCGGCGGCGCCGGCGCCGAGCGGCTGGCCACGCTCACCGGCCGGGAGCGCGAGGTGCTGGTGCTGGTCGCCGGCGGGCTGTCGAACGACGAGATCGCCGAGCGGCTCGACGTCAGCCCGCTCACCGTCAAGACGCACGTCAACCGTGCGATGGCCAAGCTCGGCGCCCGCGACCGGGCCCAACTGGTCGTCATCGCCTACGAGTCGGGACTGGTCCGCCCGCGGGCGCACTGA
- a CDS encoding carbohydrate kinase family protein, with protein sequence MRIAVSGSIATDHLMTFPGRFADQLVADQLHTVSLSFLVDQLDVRRGGVAPNICFGMGQLGIRPILVGAAGNDFEEYRAWLDRHGVDTRSVRISEVLHTARFVCTTDADHNQIGSFYTGAMSEARQIELQAVAERVGGLDLVLIGADDPEAMIRHTEECRTRGIPFAADFSQQIARMDGENIRLLMEGATYLFNNEYEAGLIESKTGWTAEEILTKVGTRVTTLGSDGVRIQRVGEPDIEVGVPEEKAKADPTGVGDAFRAGFLAGLAWGVGLERAAQIGCMLATLVIETVGTQEYELHRSHFMDRFTKAYGHEAAAEVRQHLL encoded by the coding sequence GTGCGTATCGCAGTCTCCGGCTCCATCGCCACCGACCACCTGATGACCTTCCCCGGCCGCTTCGCCGACCAGCTGGTCGCCGACCAGCTGCATACGGTCTCCCTCTCCTTCCTGGTCGACCAGCTCGACGTCCGCCGCGGCGGGGTCGCCCCCAACATCTGCTTCGGCATGGGCCAGCTCGGCATCCGGCCGATCCTGGTCGGCGCCGCCGGCAACGACTTCGAGGAGTACCGCGCCTGGCTCGACCGGCACGGCGTCGACACCCGCTCGGTGCGCATCTCCGAAGTCCTGCACACCGCCCGCTTCGTCTGCACCACCGACGCCGACCACAACCAGATCGGCTCCTTCTACACCGGCGCCATGAGCGAGGCCCGGCAGATCGAACTGCAGGCGGTGGCCGAGCGGGTCGGCGGCCTGGACCTCGTCCTGATCGGCGCGGACGACCCCGAGGCGATGATCCGGCACACCGAGGAGTGCCGCACCCGCGGGATCCCCTTCGCCGCCGACTTCTCCCAGCAGATCGCCCGGATGGACGGCGAGAACATCCGCCTCCTCATGGAGGGCGCCACCTACCTCTTCAACAACGAGTACGAGGCCGGGCTGATCGAGTCCAAGACCGGCTGGACCGCCGAGGAGATCCTCACCAAGGTCGGCACCCGCGTCACCACCCTCGGCTCCGACGGCGTCCGCATCCAGCGGGTCGGTGAGCCGGACATCGAGGTCGGCGTTCCCGAGGAGAAGGCCAAGGCCGACCCGACCGGCGTCGGCGACGCCTTCCGCGCCGGCTTCCTCGCCGGCCTGGCCTGGGGCGTCGGCCTGGAGCGCGCCGCCCAGATCGGCTGCATGCTGGCCACCCTCGTCATCGAGACCGTCGGCACCCAGGAGTACGAGCTGCACCGCAGCCACTTCATGGACCGCTTCACCAAGGCGTACGGCCACGAGGCCGCCGCCGAGGTCCGGCAGCACCTGCTCTGA
- a CDS encoding efflux RND transporter permease subunit: MSWLSRISLVQRGLIALMSIVAIAFGAIAIPQLKQQLLPSIDLPMVSVIAPYQGAAPDVVEKQVIEPLENGIQAVNGIKSVTSTSSEGSGVLMAQFDYGNDAKRLVADVQQAVNRARAKLPKDVDPQVVSGGTDDLPTVVLAVSSTTKDQQTLADQLNRTVVPDLKNIDGVGQVNVSGVQDRIVAVTPDEKKLAAAGLNSAALGQALQAGGTAVPAGAFAEDGRSRTVQVGAGFTSVQQIKDLMVTPAAGAMGGGQGGKPVRLGDVATVAETSATPTSITRTDGRPSLSVTVTMNQDGSAVAISDAVKGKLDGIRKDLGEGAHVTVASDQGPQVSKSIESLTTEGLLGLVMAVVVILVFLLSLRSTLVTAVSIPLSVVITLIVLWTGDLSLNMLTLGGLTIAIGRVVDDSIVVLENIKRHLGYGEERREAILKAVKEVSGAITSSTLTTVAVFLPIGVVGGMVGALFGSFSITVTVALLSSLLVSLTVVPVLSYWFLRAPKIPAGTDPEELRRKAEEKETRSALQRLYVPVLRFATRRRALSVLIAVVILLGTFGMAPLLKTTFFDQGKQDTLSIKQELTPGTSLGAADAQAKRVEKVLAADKDVQDYQVTVGSSGMMAAFGGGSGANQASYQVRLKSSADSDKVTEHLRAELAKLGPAAGDTSVGAGGGGFGNQNLSVVVKAGDAEVLKQASEQVRKAVAGLDHVTDVQSDLAQSVPRISVTPNDKAAAAGYNQATLGAAVAQAVNGTPSGKAVLDDTERDVVIRSAHPATTEAQLKDLPLPTPSGTARLGDLATVKTVAGPVQMTRIDGARSATVTAKPTGDNTGAVSAKLQSEIKSLKLPAGATATVGGVSQDQTDAFGKLGLAMLAAIAIVFLLLVGTFRSIVQPLILLISIPFAATGALGLLVATGTPMGVPAMIGMLMLIGIVVTNAIVLIDLINQYRAKGYGVVEAVVEGGRHRLRPILMTALATIMALLPMALSVTGDGGFISQPLAVVVIGGLITSTLLTLLLVPTLYAIIELRKERRAAKKAARRAGKDDGPAAPADTDRTPEPAGV, from the coding sequence ATGTCCTGGCTGTCCCGTATCAGCCTCGTACAGCGGGGCCTGATAGCGCTGATGTCGATCGTCGCGATCGCCTTCGGCGCCATCGCGATCCCGCAGCTCAAGCAGCAGCTCCTGCCCTCCATCGACCTGCCGATGGTCTCCGTGATCGCCCCCTACCAGGGCGCCGCGCCCGACGTCGTCGAGAAGCAGGTGATCGAGCCGCTGGAGAACGGAATCCAGGCGGTCAACGGCATCAAGAGCGTCACCTCCACGTCGAGCGAGGGCTCGGGCGTGCTGATGGCGCAGTTCGACTACGGCAACGACGCGAAGCGCCTGGTCGCCGACGTCCAGCAGGCCGTCAACCGGGCCCGGGCGAAGCTGCCCAAGGACGTGGACCCGCAGGTGGTCTCCGGTGGCACGGACGACCTGCCCACCGTCGTCCTCGCGGTGTCCTCCACCACCAAGGACCAGCAGACCCTCGCCGACCAGCTCAACCGCACCGTCGTCCCGGACCTGAAGAACATCGACGGCGTCGGCCAGGTCAACGTCAGCGGTGTGCAGGACCGGATCGTCGCGGTGACCCCCGACGAGAAGAAGCTGGCCGCCGCGGGCCTGAACTCCGCCGCGCTCGGCCAGGCGCTGCAGGCCGGCGGCACCGCCGTCCCGGCCGGCGCCTTCGCCGAGGACGGCCGCAGCAGGACCGTGCAGGTCGGCGCCGGCTTCACCTCTGTCCAGCAGATCAAGGACCTGATGGTCACCCCGGCGGCCGGTGCGATGGGCGGCGGCCAGGGCGGCAAGCCGGTCCGGCTCGGTGACGTCGCCACCGTCGCGGAGACCTCGGCCACCCCGACCTCGATCACCCGCACCGACGGCCGGCCCAGCCTCTCGGTCACCGTGACGATGAACCAGGACGGCAGCGCGGTCGCCATCTCCGACGCGGTCAAGGGCAAGCTGGACGGCATCCGCAAGGACCTGGGCGAGGGCGCCCATGTCACCGTCGCCTCCGACCAGGGCCCGCAGGTCTCCAAGTCCATCGAGTCGCTGACCACCGAGGGCCTGCTGGGCCTGGTCATGGCCGTGGTCGTGATCCTGGTCTTCCTGCTGAGCCTGCGCTCGACGCTGGTCACCGCGGTCTCCATCCCGCTGTCCGTGGTCATCACCCTGATCGTGCTGTGGACCGGCGACCTGTCCCTGAACATGCTCACCCTGGGCGGTCTGACCATCGCGATCGGCCGGGTCGTGGACGACTCGATCGTCGTCCTGGAGAACATCAAGCGGCACCTGGGATACGGCGAGGAGCGCCGCGAGGCCATCCTCAAGGCCGTCAAGGAGGTCTCCGGCGCGATCACCTCCTCGACCCTGACCACCGTCGCGGTCTTCCTCCCGATCGGCGTGGTCGGCGGCATGGTCGGCGCCCTCTTCGGCTCCTTCTCCATCACCGTCACCGTCGCCCTGCTCTCCTCACTGCTGGTCTCGCTGACCGTGGTGCCGGTGCTGTCGTACTGGTTCCTGCGCGCCCCGAAGATCCCCGCGGGCACCGACCCCGAGGAGCTGCGCCGCAAGGCCGAGGAGAAGGAGACCCGCAGCGCGCTGCAGCGGCTCTACGTCCCGGTGCTGCGGTTCGCCACCCGCCGCCGCGCGCTCAGCGTGCTGATCGCCGTGGTGATCCTCCTGGGCACCTTCGGGATGGCGCCGCTGCTGAAGACCACCTTCTTCGACCAGGGCAAGCAGGACACCCTGAGCATCAAGCAGGAGCTGACGCCCGGCACCAGCCTGGGCGCGGCCGACGCGCAGGCCAAGCGGGTCGAGAAGGTGCTCGCGGCCGACAAGGACGTGCAGGACTACCAGGTCACCGTCGGCTCCTCCGGGATGATGGCGGCCTTCGGCGGCGGCTCCGGCGCCAACCAGGCCAGCTACCAGGTCAGGCTCAAGAGCTCCGCCGACTCCGACAAGGTCACCGAGCACCTCCGCGCCGAGCTGGCGAAGCTCGGCCCGGCCGCCGGCGACACCTCCGTCGGCGCGGGCGGCGGCGGCTTCGGCAACCAGAACCTCAGCGTGGTGGTCAAGGCCGGTGACGCCGAGGTGCTGAAGCAGGCCAGCGAGCAGGTCCGCAAGGCCGTCGCGGGCCTGGACCACGTCACCGACGTCCAGAGCGACCTGGCGCAGAGCGTCCCGCGGATCTCCGTGACGCCCAACGACAAGGCCGCCGCGGCCGGTTACAACCAGGCCACGCTCGGCGCGGCCGTCGCCCAGGCGGTGAACGGCACCCCCAGCGGCAAGGCCGTGCTCGACGACACCGAGCGTGACGTGGTGATCAGGTCGGCCCACCCGGCCACCACCGAGGCCCAGTTGAAGGACCTGCCGCTGCCGACCCCGTCCGGGACGGCCCGGCTCGGCGACCTGGCCACCGTCAAGACCGTGGCCGGACCGGTCCAGATGACCCGGATCGACGGCGCCCGCTCGGCGACCGTCACCGCCAAGCCGACCGGCGACAACACCGGCGCGGTCTCCGCCAAGCTGCAGAGCGAGATCAAGTCGCTGAAGCTGCCGGCCGGCGCCACCGCCACCGTCGGCGGTGTCTCGCAGGACCAGACCGACGCGTTCGGCAAGCTCGGCCTGGCCATGCTGGCGGCCATCGCGATCGTCTTCCTGCTGCTGGTGGGCACCTTCCGGTCCATCGTCCAGCCGCTGATCCTGCTGATCTCGATCCCGTTCGCGGCGACCGGTGCGCTCGGCCTGCTGGTCGCCACCGGCACCCCGATGGGCGTCCCCGCCATGATCGGCATGCTGATGCTGATCGGCATCGTGGTCACCAACGCCATCGTCCTGATCGACCTGATCAACCAGTACCGGGCCAAGGGGTACGGCGTGGTCGAGGCGGTCGTCGAGGGCGGCCGGCACCGGCTGCGCCCGATCCTGATGACGGCGCTGGCCACGATCATGGCGCTGCTGCCGATGGCGCTGTCGGTCACCGGTGACGGCGGTTTCATCTCCCAGCCGCTGGCCGTGGTCGTGATCGGCGGTCTGATCACCTCGACCCTGCTCACCCTGCTCCTCGTCCCGACGCTCTACGCGATCATCGAGCTCCGCAAGGAGCGCCGGGCGGCGAAGAAGGCGGCCCGGCGGGCCGGGAAGGACGACGGCCCGGCGGCCCCCGCCGACACCGACCGCACGCCGGAGCCGGCCGGCGTCTGA
- a CDS encoding 4Fe-4S domain-containing protein, with translation MNTTTGDDRAADSGTGGAGDWYVDGRCTDCDVARQLAPGLIEQIGGRSEVVRQPHGAAEERLLAAAAFACPTRSVRRTGGRVAAELDPFPLRLDDAVSFCGHNSPHTAGANAYLLRRPDGTQMMIDTPRFAEALAVRFEAAGAVTDVLLTHRDHAAHGRRYADRFGARLWIHEGDLAAAPDADRVLRGTGPTDVGPGVVAHPLPGHTEGSVLYVADERYCFSGDSFYWSRSTGDVEVAESVTWYSVTELAASLERTVARLRFRWLLPGHGDRAHLPEDEMARRMRELAARTRALRPRPVDFTAVRW, from the coding sequence GTGAACACCACCACTGGTGACGACCGTGCGGCGGACTCGGGGACGGGCGGTGCGGGCGACTGGTACGTCGACGGGCGCTGCACCGACTGCGATGTGGCACGGCAGCTCGCGCCGGGGCTGATCGAGCAGATCGGCGGCCGGTCCGAAGTGGTCCGGCAGCCGCACGGGGCGGCGGAGGAACGGCTGCTGGCCGCGGCGGCGTTCGCCTGTCCGACGCGGTCGGTGCGGCGGACCGGCGGCCGGGTGGCGGCGGAGCTGGACCCGTTCCCGCTGCGGCTGGACGACGCGGTGAGCTTCTGCGGGCACAACTCGCCGCACACCGCCGGGGCCAACGCCTATCTGCTGCGCCGGCCGGACGGGACGCAGATGATGATCGACACCCCGCGGTTCGCCGAGGCGCTGGCCGTCCGCTTCGAGGCGGCCGGGGCGGTGACCGACGTACTGCTCACGCACCGGGACCACGCCGCGCACGGCCGCCGCTACGCCGACCGCTTCGGCGCCCGGCTGTGGATCCACGAGGGGGATCTGGCGGCGGCGCCGGACGCGGACCGGGTGCTGCGGGGCACCGGACCCACGGACGTCGGCCCGGGCGTGGTGGCCCATCCGCTGCCCGGCCACACCGAGGGCAGCGTGCTGTACGTCGCGGACGAGCGGTACTGCTTCAGCGGCGACAGCTTCTACTGGTCGCGGTCCACCGGCGACGTCGAGGTGGCGGAGAGCGTCACCTGGTACTCCGTCACCGAGCTGGCCGCGTCGCTGGAGCGGACGGTGGCACGGCTCCGCTTCCGGTGGCTGCTGCCCGGGCACGGGGACCGCGCGCATCTTCCGGAGGACGAAATGGCGCGGCGGATGCGGGAGTTGGCCGCCCGCACCCGGGCGCTGCGGCCGCGGCCGGTGGACTTCACCGCGGTGCGGTGGTGA
- the nadA gene encoding quinolinate synthase NadA gives MTTAQPLDVQPTPLALLLLGREADPRSERGVECPGDLPAPSDPDLVERARAAKARLGDRVFVLGHHYQRDEVIEFADVTGDSFKLARDAAARPDAEYIVFCGVHFMAESADILTGDDQQVILPDLAAGCSMADMATAEQVAECWDVLTEAGIAERVVPVSYMNSSADIKAFTGRHGGTICTSSNAKRALEWAFQQGEQVLFLPDQHLGRNSAVRDLGMSLDDCVVYNPHKPNGGLTAEELRAAKMILWRGHCSVHGRFSLESVEDVRARIPGVNVLVHPECKHEVVAAADEVGSTEYIIKALEAAPAGSKWAIGTELNLVRRLANRFAPEGKEIVFLDKTVCFCSTMNRIDLPHLVWALESLADGKVVNRIRVDEETEHFAKLALERMLALP, from the coding sequence GTGACCACCGCCCAGCCCCTGGACGTCCAGCCGACCCCGCTGGCGCTGCTCCTCCTCGGCCGCGAGGCCGACCCCAGGAGCGAGCGCGGCGTGGAGTGCCCCGGTGACCTGCCGGCGCCCTCCGACCCGGACCTGGTCGAGCGCGCCCGCGCCGCCAAGGCCAGGCTGGGCGACAGGGTCTTCGTCCTGGGGCACCACTACCAGCGCGACGAGGTCATCGAGTTCGCGGACGTCACCGGCGACTCCTTCAAGCTCGCGCGGGACGCCGCGGCCCGGCCGGACGCCGAGTACATCGTCTTCTGCGGTGTGCACTTCATGGCGGAGTCGGCCGACATCCTCACCGGCGACGACCAGCAGGTGATCCTCCCCGACCTGGCCGCGGGCTGCTCGATGGCCGACATGGCCACCGCCGAGCAGGTCGCCGAGTGCTGGGACGTGCTCACCGAGGCGGGCATCGCCGAGCGGGTGGTGCCGGTGTCGTACATGAACTCCTCGGCGGACATCAAGGCGTTCACCGGCCGGCACGGCGGCACCATCTGCACCTCCTCCAACGCGAAGCGGGCGCTGGAGTGGGCCTTCCAGCAGGGCGAGCAGGTCCTCTTCCTGCCCGACCAGCACCTCGGCCGGAACAGCGCCGTGCGGGACCTGGGCATGTCGCTCGACGACTGCGTGGTCTACAACCCGCACAAGCCGAACGGCGGTCTGACGGCGGAGGAGCTGCGGGCCGCGAAGATGATCCTTTGGCGGGGCCACTGCTCGGTCCACGGCCGCTTCTCACTGGAGTCGGTGGAGGACGTCCGCGCCCGGATACCCGGCGTGAACGTGCTGGTCCACCCGGAGTGCAAGCACGAGGTCGTGGCGGCGGCCGACGAGGTCGGCTCGACCGAGTACATCATCAAGGCCCTGGAGGCGGCCCCGGCCGGCTCCAAGTGGGCCATCGGCACCGAGCTGAACCTCGTCCGCCGGCTGGCCAACCGCTTCGCGCCCGAGGGCAAGGAGATCGTCTTCCTCGACAAGACGGTCTGCTTCTGCTCGACGATGAACCGCATCGACCTGCCGCACCTGGTGTGGGCGCTGGAGTCGCTGGCGGACGGCAAGGTCGTCAACCGCATCCGGGTCGACGAGGAGACCGAGCACTTCGCCAAGCTGGCGCTGGAGCGGATGCTGGCGCTGCCGTAG